A stretch of the Ananas comosus cultivar F153 linkage group 14, ASM154086v1, whole genome shotgun sequence genome encodes the following:
- the LOC109720647 gene encoding solanesyl-diphosphate synthase 1, mitochondrial-like isoform X1 gives MLRRSILSAAFRGRATRRPFSIVAPRGASVGKERPSDSQSKVFGFRETCFRGYNGFHGLRYQIYQDGISIAEKGPDPFSLVADELSLLANRLRSMVATEVPKLASAAEYFFKMGVEGKRFRPTVLLLMSSALNVPIRESIADGVSGGLSNELRSRQQSIAEITEMIHVASLLHDDVLDDADTRRGIGSLNFVMGNKLAVLAGNFLLARACILLASLKNTEVVSLMATAIEHLVTGEKMQMTTTSEQRRSMEYYLQKTYNKTASLVSNSCKAIAVLAGQTSEVSMLAYEYGRNLGLAYQLIDDVLDFTGTSAALGKGSLSDIRHGVVTAPILFAIEEFPQLREVVDRGFKNPADVDIALGYLGKSCGIERTRELAKEHANRAVLAIEALPASDAEDVLSTRRALIDLTHRVLTRTK, from the exons ATGCTTCGGAGATCCATTCTCTCCGCCGCATTCCGTGGCCGCGCCACCCGGAGACCCTTCTCCATTGTTGCTCCCCGTGGAGCTTCAGTGGGGAAGGAGAGGCCATCCGACTCGCAATCCAAG GTGTTCGGTTTCAGAGAAACATGCTTTCGGGGCTATAATGGCTTTCATGGCCTAAGATACCAGATTTATCAGGATGGAATTTCAATAGCTGAG AAAGGACCGGACCCCTTCTCGTTGGTTGCTGATGAACTGTCGCTGCTTGCGAATAGATTGCGATCAATGGTGGCTACTGAG GTCCCTAAACTGGCATCAGCTGCTGAATACTTCTTCAAAATGGGAGTTGAAGGAAAGAGATTCCGCCCCACC GTCTTATTGTTAATGTCATCAGCTTTGAATGTGCCTATACGAGAATCAATTGCTGATGGAGTGTCTGGTGGCTTGTCAAATGAGTTGCGCTCTCGACAGCAGTCGATCGCAGAAATAACTGAAATGATTCAT GTGGCAAGCCTTCTTCATGATGATGTTTTGGATGATGCCGATACTAGGCGCGGCATAGGTTCATTGAACTTTGTAATGGGGAACAAG CTTGCTGTTCTAGCTGGTAACTTTCTGCTTGCTAGAGCCTGCATTTTACTTGCATCACTGAAAAACACTGAG GTTGTATCTCTTATGGCAACTGCTATAGAACATCTTGTTACAGGTGAAAAGATGCAGATGACAACAACTTCTGAGCAGCGCCGCAG CATGGAGTACTACTTGCAGAAGACATACAACAAGACTGCATCGCTGGTTTCAAACAGTTGCAAAGCTATTGCAGTTCTTGCAGGGCAAACTTCGGAAGTTTCAATGCTTGCGTATGAGTATGGTCGCAATTTG GGTTTAGCGTATCAGTTGATTGATGATGTACTCGATTTCACGGGCACGTCAGCTGCACTCGGGAAAGGCTCCTTGTCTGACATTCGACAT GGAGTCGTAACAGCGCCAATATTATTTGCGATAGAAGAGTTCCCCCAATTGCGTGAAGTTGTTGACCGGGGTTTCAAAAATCCTGCAGATGTTGATATT GCCCTTGGCTACCTTGGTAAGAGCTGTGGAATTGAGAGGACGAGAGAATTGGCGAAAGAACATGCAAATCGCGCAGTATTAGCAATCGAGGCTCTTCCGGCGAGTGATGCTGAGGATGTTCTAAGTACAAGGCGTGCCCTTATCGATCTTACTCATAGGGTCCTTACAAGAACTAAGTGA
- the LOC109719966 gene encoding pentatricopeptide repeat-containing protein At2g44880 — protein sequence MAHVQLDSSSLLILFDAVGGSSRSPTKAPFAAIAPWRLIAATRRQIHVTLDPIIEEDGFDSLDNPLVGNLSSHPRQNLSRPPCHDSKIGNKFPLNQTLRLVEEKLTSLLQSCSFPHHLHQIQAQSIIHGLHHHPFLAPKIAAAAFRLGSPIIARHLFDQIPQPNAVLGNVVIKGHHEVGDHREALELFRLMIRRNVRPSHYTFPFVIKSCARMNRVGEIDGEEVHCVVIKTGFEGDAFVVPALIEMYAKMGRIGRARKAFEQMCEKNAVAVTAMIAAYLTVGDVGCAREIFDRTAERDIIMWNTMISWYSARGDIGTAQELFDQMTCQDVMSWNTLLLGYAECGDVEACERLFNEMPEKNVFSWNGLIGAYVRSNMNSEALNTFNRLLSSPDVEPNDATIVAVLSACSKLGFLNWGRWLHVYAQNNDFESSVHVGNGLIDMYAKCGCIEDAMTVFESMKVKDLITYNSILLGLATHGRGADALNLFDEVTSMGEKPDGITFLGVLSACVHMGLVEGGFRYFRLMTKKYLIEPSIEHYGCLIDLLGRAGLLNEAVEFMKKMSIKPDCVIWSALLGACQVHREIGLAEIVMSQLIKVGPEEVPNSVVLSNLYGGNKRWVEAARMKKMARESSLGRLPGCSLVEVNCEVVKFFSSDTGHPQMEKIFRVLEGLGEI from the exons atggcTCATGTGCAATTGGATTCCTCCTCTCTATTAATCCTCTTCGACGCGGTCGGGGGCTCTTCTCGGTCGCCAACGAAGGCTCCATTCGCAGCGATCGCACCGTGGCGGTTGATTGCCGCTACCAGAAGGCAAATCCACGTGACTCTCGATCCGATCATTGAAGAAGATGGATTTGATTCTCTCGATAATCCACTCGTCGGCAATTTATCTTCACATCCGCGTCAAAATCTTTCTCGTCCTCCTTGTCAT GATTCAAAAATTGGGAACAAGTTCCCTTTGAACCAAACCCTAAGACTAGTAGAAGAGAAGCTCACCTCTCTCTTACAATCATGTAGCTTCCCACAccatctccaccaaatccaagCCCAATCCATCATCCATGGCCTCCACCACCACCCTTTCCTCGCCCCCAAGATTGCCGCCGCCGCGTTTCGCCTCGGCAGCCCCATCATCGCCCGCCACCTGTTCGACCAAATTCCCCAGCCAAATGCAGTTCTCGGCAACGTGGTTATCAAGGGACACCATGAGGTGGGTGACCACCGCGAGGCTTTGGAGCTGTTCCGTCTCATGATACGGAGAAATGTTAGGCCAAGCCATTACACATTTCCCTTCGTGATCAAATCATGTGCTCGCATGAATAGAGTTGGTGAAATAGACGGCGAGGAGGTTCATTGTGTTGTAATAAAAACTGGGTTTGAGGGTGATGCATTTGTCGTGCCTGCATTGATCGAAATGTATGCGAAAATGGGAAGGATTGGTCGTGCCCGTAAGGCGTTCGAGCAAATGTGCGAGAAAAATGCTGTTGCTGTGACTGCTATGATAGCTGCTTATTTGACCGTTGGCGATGTAGGCTGTGCAAGAGAGATCTTTGATCGAACGGCCGAGCGTGATATCATCATGTGGAACACGATGATCTCGTGGTACTCCGCACGTGGAGACATAGGTACTGCTCAGGAGCTCTTTGATCAGATGACATGCCAGGACGTTATGTCGTGGAATACGCTATTGCTTGGTTACGCAGAGTGCGGAGATGTTGAAGCATGCGAGCGATTGTTCAATGAAATGCCCGAGAAAAATGTGTTCTCTTGGAATGGATTGATTGGAGCATACGTCCGGAGTAATATGAACTCTGAGGctttaaatactttcaataggtTGTTATCATCACCTGATGTCGAACCAAATGATGCAACGATTGTGGCCGTGCTCTCCGCCTGCTCTAAGTTGGGTTTTCTCAATTGGGGAAGATGGCTTCATGTTTATgctcaaaataatgattttgaaaGTAGTGTTCATGTTGGAAACGGATTAATCGACATGTATGCGAAATGTGGGTGCATAGAGGATGCGATGACTGTGTTTGAAAGCATGAAGGTCAAGGATCTAATAACGTATAACTCAATATTATTAGGGTTAGCGACGCATGGCCGTGGAGCAGATGCATTGAATCTATTCGATGAAGTTACTTCCATGGGAGAGAAACCAGATGGTATTACATTTCTCGGGGTGTTATCCGCTTGTGTTCATATGGGTCTTGTTGAAGGAGGGTTCAGGTACTTCAGATTGATGACCAAGAAATACTTGATCGAACCGTCGATTGAACACTATGGTTGTCTGATCGATCTCCTTGGTCGGGCCGGTTTGCTCAACGAGGCAGTCGAATTCATGAAGAAGATGTCGATTAAGCCGGACTGTGTTATATGGAGTGCTTTGCTTGGGGCTTGTCAAGTTCATAGAGAAATTGGCTTAGCTGAGATTGTTATGAGTCAACTGATAAAGGTCGGCCCCGAGGAAGTTCCGAACTCCGTGGTTCTTTCGAATTTGTACGGAGGGAATAAGAGATGGGTAGAAGCTGCAAGAATGAAGAAGATGGCAAGAGAAAGCAGTTTAGGGAGGTTACCAGGATGTAGCTTGGTAGAAGTGAATTGCGAGGTTGTAAAATTCTTTTCATCAGACACAGGGCACCCACAAATGGAAaagatttttagggttttagaggGTTTAGGGGAAATTTGA
- the LOC109720647 gene encoding solanesyl-diphosphate synthase 1, mitochondrial-like isoform X2, translating into MVATEVPKLASAAEYFFKMGVEGKRFRPTVLLLMSSALNVPIRESIADGVSGGLSNELRSRQQSIAEITEMIHVASLLHDDVLDDADTRRGIGSLNFVMGNKLAVLAGNFLLARACILLASLKNTEVVSLMATAIEHLVTGEKMQMTTTSEQRRSMEYYLQKTYNKTASLVSNSCKAIAVLAGQTSEVSMLAYEYGRNLGLAYQLIDDVLDFTGTSAALGKGSLSDIRHGVVTAPILFAIEEFPQLREVVDRGFKNPADVDIALGYLGKSCGIERTRELAKEHANRAVLAIEALPASDAEDVLSTRRALIDLTHRVLTRTK; encoded by the exons ATGGTGGCTACTGAG GTCCCTAAACTGGCATCAGCTGCTGAATACTTCTTCAAAATGGGAGTTGAAGGAAAGAGATTCCGCCCCACC GTCTTATTGTTAATGTCATCAGCTTTGAATGTGCCTATACGAGAATCAATTGCTGATGGAGTGTCTGGTGGCTTGTCAAATGAGTTGCGCTCTCGACAGCAGTCGATCGCAGAAATAACTGAAATGATTCAT GTGGCAAGCCTTCTTCATGATGATGTTTTGGATGATGCCGATACTAGGCGCGGCATAGGTTCATTGAACTTTGTAATGGGGAACAAG CTTGCTGTTCTAGCTGGTAACTTTCTGCTTGCTAGAGCCTGCATTTTACTTGCATCACTGAAAAACACTGAG GTTGTATCTCTTATGGCAACTGCTATAGAACATCTTGTTACAGGTGAAAAGATGCAGATGACAACAACTTCTGAGCAGCGCCGCAG CATGGAGTACTACTTGCAGAAGACATACAACAAGACTGCATCGCTGGTTTCAAACAGTTGCAAAGCTATTGCAGTTCTTGCAGGGCAAACTTCGGAAGTTTCAATGCTTGCGTATGAGTATGGTCGCAATTTG GGTTTAGCGTATCAGTTGATTGATGATGTACTCGATTTCACGGGCACGTCAGCTGCACTCGGGAAAGGCTCCTTGTCTGACATTCGACAT GGAGTCGTAACAGCGCCAATATTATTTGCGATAGAAGAGTTCCCCCAATTGCGTGAAGTTGTTGACCGGGGTTTCAAAAATCCTGCAGATGTTGATATT GCCCTTGGCTACCTTGGTAAGAGCTGTGGAATTGAGAGGACGAGAGAATTGGCGAAAGAACATGCAAATCGCGCAGTATTAGCAATCGAGGCTCTTCCGGCGAGTGATGCTGAGGATGTTCTAAGTACAAGGCGTGCCCTTATCGATCTTACTCATAGGGTCCTTACAAGAACTAAGTGA
- the LOC109720649 gene encoding uncharacterized protein LOC109720649 → MMAKAQFAARFATEVAPPPLVSIVRQSRIPKILDTIAEDEKEAAAAERFFSSPFANTSRSSESSSSFMRELDKSFSIHGQEWSALPLRHRRPQDA, encoded by the coding sequence ATGATGGCAAAAGCTCAGTTCGCCGCCCGGTTCGCGACGGAggtcgcgccgccgccgctcgtgTCGATCGTGAGGCAGAGCAGGATCCCGAAAATCCTCGACACGATCGCGGAGGACGAGAAGGAGGCCGCGGCCGCGGAGAGGTTCTTCTCGTCGCCCTTTGCGAACACCTCGCGCTCCTCCGAAAGCTCGTCATCGTTCATGCGAGAGCTCGACAAGTCCTTCTCGATCCACGGCCAGGAATGGTCGGCTCTGCCGCTTCGCCACCGGCGGCCGCAGGATGCTTAA